One window from the genome of Salvelinus namaycush isolate Seneca chromosome 19, SaNama_1.0, whole genome shotgun sequence encodes:
- the LOC120063847 gene encoding C-X-C chemokine receptor type 4-like isoform X2, whose translation MSTYYDTIIFYNDNSSEESGDYDLCYEEPCNRVSGDDFQRIFLPTVYGIIFLLGIVGNGLVLIVMGYQKKVKTMTDKYRLHLSVADLLFVLTLPFWAVDAASSWYFGGLLCTSVHVIYTINLYSSVLILAFISVDRYLAVVHATNSQTTRKFLADRVIYVAVWLPAVILTVPDIVFATAQNRVSRTICQRIYPQETSFYWMAGFRFQHILVGFVLPGLVILTCYCIIIAKLSQGSKGQVLKRKALKTTVILVLCFFSCWLPYCVGIFVDTLMLLNVISHSCALEQSLQTWISITEALAYFHCCLNPILYAFLGVKFKKSARNALNVSSRSSHKILTKKRGPISSVSTESESSSALSS comes from the exons ATGTCTACTTATTACGAT ACCATCATTTTTTACAACGACAACAGCTCGGAAGAATCAGGGGATTATGACTTGTGCTATGAGGAGCCGTGCAACAGAGTCAGTGGTGATGATTTTCAACGGATCTTCTTACCGACAGTTTACGGAATAATATTCCTGTTAGGAATCGTCGGGAATGGACTGGTATTGATAGTGATGGGCTACCAGAAAAAGGTCAAAACGATGACTGATAAATACAGGCTGCATCTCTCGGTGGCTGACCTCCTATTCGTCCTCACTCTACCTTTCTGGGCGGTGGATGCGGCCAGCAGTTGGTACTTTGGCGGTTTGCTCTGTACCAGTGTGCATGTGATTTACACCATCAACCTGTATAGCAGCGTCCTCATTCTGGCCTTTATCAGTGTGGACAGGTACCTGGCAGTGGTGCATGCCACCAATAGTCAAACCACCAGGAAGTTTCTTGCAGACAGAGTGATCTATGTAGCTGTATGGCTACCTGCTGTGATTCTCACTGTGCCTGACATAGTGTTTGCCACAGCTCAGAATAGAGTCTCCAGAACCATCTGTCAACGCATCTACCCCCAGGAAACTAGCTTCTACTGGATGGCGGGGTTCCGTTTCCAGCACATTCTGGTAGGCTTTGTCCTTCCCGGGTTGGTCATCCTCACCTGCTACTGCATCATCATCGCCAAGCTGTCCCAGGGGTCCAAGGGTCAGGTGTTGAAGAGAAAGGCTCTCAAGACCACTGTCATCCTCGTCCTGTGCTTCTTCAGCTGCTGGCTGCCTTACTGTGTGGGGATCTTCGTGGACACCCTGATGTTGCTCAATGTGATCTCCCATAGCTGTGCCCTGGAGCAGAGTCTGCAGACTTGGATCTCAATCACAGAGGCTCTGGCATACTTTCACTGCTGTCTCAACCCCATCCTTTATGCTTTCCTGGGTGTAAAGTTTAAGAAATCTGCCCGGAATGCACTGAATGTCAGCAGTAGATCAAGTCATAAGATACTGACAAAAAAGAGAGGACCCATTTCATCTGTGTCTACTGAATCTGAGTCTTCAAGTGCCCTGTCCAGTTAA
- the LOC120063847 gene encoding C-X-C chemokine receptor type 4-like isoform X1 produces the protein MSTYYDQTIIFYNDNSSEESGDYDLCYEEPCNRVSGDDFQRIFLPTVYGIIFLLGIVGNGLVLIVMGYQKKVKTMTDKYRLHLSVADLLFVLTLPFWAVDAASSWYFGGLLCTSVHVIYTINLYSSVLILAFISVDRYLAVVHATNSQTTRKFLADRVIYVAVWLPAVILTVPDIVFATAQNRVSRTICQRIYPQETSFYWMAGFRFQHILVGFVLPGLVILTCYCIIIAKLSQGSKGQVLKRKALKTTVILVLCFFSCWLPYCVGIFVDTLMLLNVISHSCALEQSLQTWISITEALAYFHCCLNPILYAFLGVKFKKSARNALNVSSRSSHKILTKKRGPISSVSTESESSSALSS, from the exons ATGTCTACTTATTACGAT CAGACCATCATTTTTTACAACGACAACAGCTCGGAAGAATCAGGGGATTATGACTTGTGCTATGAGGAGCCGTGCAACAGAGTCAGTGGTGATGATTTTCAACGGATCTTCTTACCGACAGTTTACGGAATAATATTCCTGTTAGGAATCGTCGGGAATGGACTGGTATTGATAGTGATGGGCTACCAGAAAAAGGTCAAAACGATGACTGATAAATACAGGCTGCATCTCTCGGTGGCTGACCTCCTATTCGTCCTCACTCTACCTTTCTGGGCGGTGGATGCGGCCAGCAGTTGGTACTTTGGCGGTTTGCTCTGTACCAGTGTGCATGTGATTTACACCATCAACCTGTATAGCAGCGTCCTCATTCTGGCCTTTATCAGTGTGGACAGGTACCTGGCAGTGGTGCATGCCACCAATAGTCAAACCACCAGGAAGTTTCTTGCAGACAGAGTGATCTATGTAGCTGTATGGCTACCTGCTGTGATTCTCACTGTGCCTGACATAGTGTTTGCCACAGCTCAGAATAGAGTCTCCAGAACCATCTGTCAACGCATCTACCCCCAGGAAACTAGCTTCTACTGGATGGCGGGGTTCCGTTTCCAGCACATTCTGGTAGGCTTTGTCCTTCCCGGGTTGGTCATCCTCACCTGCTACTGCATCATCATCGCCAAGCTGTCCCAGGGGTCCAAGGGTCAGGTGTTGAAGAGAAAGGCTCTCAAGACCACTGTCATCCTCGTCCTGTGCTTCTTCAGCTGCTGGCTGCCTTACTGTGTGGGGATCTTCGTGGACACCCTGATGTTGCTCAATGTGATCTCCCATAGCTGTGCCCTGGAGCAGAGTCTGCAGACTTGGATCTCAATCACAGAGGCTCTGGCATACTTTCACTGCTGTCTCAACCCCATCCTTTATGCTTTCCTGGGTGTAAAGTTTAAGAAATCTGCCCGGAATGCACTGAATGTCAGCAGTAGATCAAGTCATAAGATACTGACAAAAAAGAGAGGACCCATTTCATCTGTGTCTACTGAATCTGAGTCTTCAAGTGCCCTGTCCAGTTAA